A single window of Rubripirellula lacrimiformis DNA harbors:
- the rfbB gene encoding dTDP-glucose 4,6-dehydratase → MRTVLVTGGAGFIGGHLVRQLIDAQTYRVVVVDKLTYAGNLRSLESVWDSPRFSFLHSDICDGPRMLDLLMQHHCDAVINLAAETHVDRSIDSPAPFVQSNVVGTYELLEATRSYLATLSDLQVDRFRFLQVSTDEVYGSLGKDGVFTESTSYSPNSPYSASKAAADHFVRAYHQTYGLPTITTHGCNNYGPFQFPEKLIPLMIQRAVRGEPLPVYGNGKNVREWIHVEDHCIALRLILETGRVGQTYNVGSSTEKTNLEMVRAICDCVDRWTGRSHSSFDQIQWVADRPGHDFRYAIDATKLKHELGWTPQIDFDNGIDQTVKWYLDHPDWTESKTTPQQA, encoded by the coding sequence ATGCGGACAGTCCTGGTAACCGGTGGCGCCGGGTTCATCGGCGGCCATTTGGTGCGACAACTGATCGACGCCCAAACTTATCGCGTGGTCGTGGTCGACAAACTGACCTACGCGGGAAACCTGCGCTCTCTGGAATCGGTCTGGGATTCGCCTCGATTCAGTTTCCTGCACAGCGATATCTGTGACGGACCCCGGATGCTAGATCTGTTGATGCAACATCACTGTGATGCGGTGATCAACTTGGCAGCGGAAACGCACGTGGACCGCAGCATCGATTCGCCCGCACCGTTTGTGCAATCGAATGTCGTCGGCACTTACGAACTGTTGGAAGCCACGCGCAGTTATCTGGCAACCTTGTCGGATCTGCAGGTGGATCGATTCCGATTTCTGCAGGTTTCTACCGATGAAGTCTACGGTTCGCTTGGCAAAGACGGGGTGTTCACCGAGTCGACATCGTATTCGCCCAACTCGCCCTATTCCGCTTCGAAGGCCGCGGCGGATCATTTCGTCCGTGCATACCATCAAACGTACGGGTTGCCGACGATCACGACCCACGGATGCAACAACTATGGCCCGTTCCAATTCCCCGAAAAACTGATCCCGTTGATGATCCAGCGTGCAGTCCGTGGTGAGCCCCTGCCGGTCTACGGCAACGGCAAGAATGTCCGTGAATGGATCCATGTCGAGGATCACTGCATCGCCCTGCGTCTGATTTTGGAAACCGGCCGCGTCGGACAGACCTACAACGTCGGCAGCAGCACTGAGAAAACGAACTTGGAAATGGTCCGCGCGATCTGCGATTGCGTCGACCGATGGACCGGCCGTTCGCATTCCTCGTTCGACCAAATCCAATGGGTTGCTGACCGACCGGGACACGATTTCCGTTACGCGATCGATGCAACAAAACTAAAGCACGAACTTGGTTGGACGCCGCAAATCGATTTCGACAACGGCATCGACCAAACGGTGAAGTGGTACTTGGATCATCCAGATTGGACCGAATCAAAAACAACACCGCAGCAAGCATGA
- a CDS encoding YdcF family protein: protein MQRQSLASFAFAVMCVMIYISGNGYVSSAMMDRLEWPEQAMPDEAVQAAVVLGGGMSATPDGTPELSRDGERIFSAAQLYHAGKVGAIICTGMSSDGVHNPSDDGRDALISAGVPSDVIFRIKGENTSQEMKSLRQFLDSPPAGFPPPGPILLVTSAFHMDRAMRLAASQDVEMLPFPCAFRGSVDRGFSPSRWIPGPDAMQNFGSALKEWLASLVGR, encoded by the coding sequence ATGCAACGACAATCATTGGCGTCGTTCGCCTTCGCAGTGATGTGTGTGATGATCTACATTTCAGGCAATGGGTACGTTTCATCGGCGATGATGGATCGCTTGGAATGGCCTGAACAAGCGATGCCCGATGAAGCGGTACAAGCCGCGGTTGTGCTGGGCGGCGGGATGTCGGCCACGCCCGATGGCACGCCTGAACTTTCCCGAGATGGCGAGCGGATATTTTCGGCGGCACAGCTTTATCATGCCGGCAAGGTGGGGGCGATCATCTGTACCGGAATGTCTTCCGATGGAGTGCACAATCCCAGCGACGATGGACGCGATGCCTTGATTTCGGCCGGGGTACCGAGCGATGTGATCTTTCGCATCAAGGGCGAAAACACCAGCCAAGAAATGAAGTCTCTGAGACAGTTTCTAGACAGCCCACCGGCAGGCTTTCCACCCCCTGGTCCGATCCTGTTGGTCACCAGCGCATTCCATATGGATCGGGCGATGCGGTTGGCCGCCAGCCAAGACGTCGAAATGCTGCCGTTCCCCTGCGCTTTTCGCGGTTCCGTCGATCGCGGTTTCAGCCCCAGCCGATGGATCCCCGGTCCGGATGCGATGCAAAACTTCGGTTCGGCACTGAAGGAATGGTTGGCCAGTTTGGTAGGGCGATGA
- the rfbA gene encoding glucose-1-phosphate thymidylyltransferase RfbA, producing the protein MDRIKNNTAASMTQPSTVCTKGIILAGGSGSRLAPMTLGCNKQLLPVYDKPLIYYPLSTLMLAGIQDVLLISSPDEIHRFESLFGNGSDLGIRMQYQVQPQPDGLAQAFVLGESFIGNDPVALILGDNVFYGDGFSKSLQAIAQNLTGATVFAHEVSDPSRYGVIELDAGGMPISIVEKPVHPKSNLVIPGIYFFDHRVVEFAKALRPSARGEYEITDVIQQYLNDRSLSVSRMGRGTVWLDTGTPMALLQASNFIAAIEQRQGVRICCPEEIAARMGYITPKDLRRLAESMESDYGAYLRSVARQLGHSTIPS; encoded by the coding sequence TTGGACCGAATCAAAAACAACACCGCAGCAAGCATGACACAGCCTAGCACTGTATGTACCAAGGGGATCATCTTGGCAGGTGGTTCGGGAAGCCGCTTGGCACCGATGACATTGGGTTGCAACAAACAACTGTTGCCGGTCTATGACAAGCCGCTGATCTATTACCCGTTGTCGACGCTGATGTTGGCAGGCATCCAGGACGTGCTGTTGATTTCATCCCCTGATGAAATCCACCGCTTTGAAAGCCTGTTCGGGAATGGATCGGATCTGGGAATCCGGATGCAATATCAGGTTCAACCGCAACCCGATGGTTTGGCACAGGCGTTCGTTTTGGGCGAATCATTTATCGGCAATGATCCCGTTGCGTTGATCCTGGGCGACAACGTGTTCTACGGCGATGGGTTCTCGAAATCGCTTCAGGCGATCGCACAGAATTTGACCGGTGCCACTGTCTTTGCCCACGAAGTCAGTGACCCTAGTCGGTATGGGGTGATCGAATTAGACGCCGGCGGAATGCCGATTTCGATCGTCGAAAAACCAGTTCATCCAAAATCGAATCTGGTGATCCCTGGGATCTATTTTTTCGATCACCGAGTGGTCGAGTTCGCCAAGGCGCTGCGTCCGTCGGCACGAGGCGAATACGAAATCACCGATGTGATCCAGCAATATTTGAACGACCGATCGCTGTCTGTTTCCCGCATGGGTCGCGGTACCGTGTGGTTGGACACCGGGACGCCGATGGCGTTGTTGCAGGCATCAAATTTCATCGCCGCGATCGAGCAACGGCAAGGAGTGCGAATCTGCTGTCCCGAAGAGATCGCTGCCCGGATGGGTTACATCACGCCGAAGGATTTGAGACGTTTGGCGGAGTCGATGGAAAGCGATTACGGAGCTTATCTTCGTTCCGTTGCCCGCCAACTTGGCCATTCCACGATCCCATCGTGA
- the ccsA gene encoding cytochrome c biogenesis protein CcsA produces the protein MLTILREITVTCFLASYLIVLVLELLRLCGRIPGRGLAVIVMMVIGLFTHVCYLLLQATAAGGTDAGMLATWSDWSLLLSLATAICFFVFYLRRPDTIVSFFFLPVVMGLIALALAVRHLPPFTRTEAVEVWRNVHAASMATGSAAVLVGFLAGVMYLVQSWRLKRHRAGSSLRLPTLESLGRLNRRCLIISTVAVALGLLSGVVMNLNRWGYVSWTDRGVLLSLLLLIWLVGATLMEFFYAPASRGRKAVYLTLASLGFLILAMVGILTTPHGQTKPDDAAAEVESAADLTSTNSPLPDQSGDSTPIQNTPSLAGETAP, from the coding sequence ATGTTGACTATCCTTCGCGAAATCACTGTCACCTGCTTTCTAGCCAGCTACCTCATAGTCCTGGTACTGGAATTGCTGCGCCTTTGCGGTCGCATTCCGGGGCGGGGCTTAGCGGTCATCGTGATGATGGTCATCGGGCTGTTTACCCACGTTTGTTACCTGCTGCTGCAAGCCACCGCTGCCGGGGGGACTGACGCTGGCATGTTGGCCACCTGGTCGGATTGGTCCCTGTTGCTGTCGCTCGCAACCGCGATTTGTTTCTTTGTGTTCTACCTGCGACGCCCCGATACGATCGTCAGCTTCTTTTTCCTGCCGGTGGTGATGGGGTTGATCGCGTTGGCCTTAGCCGTGCGTCACCTGCCACCGTTCACGCGGACCGAAGCGGTCGAAGTGTGGCGAAATGTTCACGCGGCATCGATGGCGACCGGATCGGCAGCCGTTCTGGTCGGATTCCTGGCCGGCGTCATGTACTTGGTTCAATCGTGGCGGCTGAAACGACACCGGGCCGGTTCGTCGCTTCGGCTACCAACGCTGGAATCCCTCGGACGACTCAACCGCCGTTGCCTGATCATCAGCACGGTCGCTGTGGCCCTGGGCCTGTTGTCGGGCGTGGTGATGAATCTGAATCGGTGGGGCTACGTCAGTTGGACCGACCGCGGTGTCTTGCTGAGTCTGTTGTTGTTGATCTGGTTGGTCGGCGCGACGTTGATGGAATTCTTTTATGCCCCCGCCAGCCGCGGTCGCAAAGCGGTGTACCTGACGCTGGCCAGCCTAGGGTTTCTGATCTTGGCGATGGTCGGCATCCTGACCACCCCGCACGGACAAACCAAGCCCGATGATGCAGCCGCAGAGGTCGAATCAGCGGCTGATTTGACCAGTACAAACTCGCCTCTGCCCGACCAAAGCGGCGATTCGACCCCGATCCAAAACACGCCCTCCCTGGCTGGGGAGACGGCACCTTGA
- a CDS encoding DNA internalization-related competence protein ComEC/Rec2, producing the protein MSIFQSLSLLSDQAGSRLRQSTHQQPLLLVAIATVAGILIDSSLCQPGVSVSPTVRFWIWMIAIAAGLLITALGSNFQTSRGPRYGTAISAVMLMLPVGALDHLWQQDSYQASPIANRLDDQAVPTIVEGVVDRPAVLRRHPMAQRRIRQSQSEWQTQLEVDIDQMRVGRDNVPMLGRLLVSVGGRCDHLRPGDRVRVYGKIRGVGPATNPGETDQSDFYERRGLHGRVEVDRTDQIQVIGPTAHGYAFSRWIAGIANRGRDGLLDRLGPQTGPLAVALVIGQRDFVDNATRDQLLVTGTAHLLSVSGMHLAIVVMMTTWIAMLLRLPMPMKIVVILVVCVFYCAITGARPPVMRAAVLVSTLMFGIWMRRPGQAINTLSLAAIALVLWNPLNVFSVGVQLSFMAVATLVLCSGHGRTGSAAVDEAIRQEEQLTRLAESARSRPMVTLRYLQSIVAQLLWFSACVSIVSLPLVWHQFHVVSLISVPTNVILGPILMIALASGIATAAATMIFPAIAAVPAIVCDRSLALMGWIIGTASRLPLGHAWLPAPPTTWVIVFYVVLAATLLLPSGIHARRLRYGWIAVWCAIALGVATKPKPMPTQSIEATFIDVGHGTSVVIRQREQDGTVAVWLYDCGWLGNEVGSSRDIDLSLWSLGVTRLNGVFLSHADADHFNALPGVLRRFRVDRIWTPPGMLEEPEPALVPIREAVAHSNVPVIEMDDRHTIVHRGIRIQVLHPPPVRIDGSDNANSLVIQIDRGGQSLLLPGDLEPPGTGALVRKRRPSPGGVLMAPHHGSLQMDAGVVLQWARPSEVVVSGGQRAGRPEVATMLSQYGAAVHVTRTDGAIRVRIDQDGKIEVRSWLAQPW; encoded by the coding sequence GTGTCGATTTTCCAGTCGCTATCGTTGCTGTCCGATCAAGCTGGTTCTCGTCTCCGCCAATCGACTCATCAGCAACCCTTGTTGTTGGTTGCCATCGCCACAGTGGCCGGCATCCTGATCGATTCCAGTTTGTGCCAACCGGGTGTCTCTGTTTCGCCGACGGTCCGGTTTTGGATTTGGATGATCGCGATTGCCGCCGGGTTGTTGATCACTGCGTTGGGATCCAACTTCCAAACCTCTCGCGGGCCACGATATGGAACCGCGATTTCGGCGGTGATGTTGATGTTGCCTGTCGGGGCACTGGATCATCTTTGGCAACAAGATTCGTATCAGGCCTCGCCGATCGCCAATCGATTGGACGATCAGGCGGTACCGACGATCGTCGAAGGCGTCGTCGACCGACCCGCGGTACTTCGGCGACACCCGATGGCCCAACGTCGAATTCGACAGTCACAATCCGAATGGCAGACCCAATTGGAAGTCGACATCGATCAGATGCGTGTTGGCCGGGATAACGTTCCGATGCTGGGTCGATTGTTGGTCAGTGTCGGCGGCCGGTGTGATCATCTTCGTCCCGGTGATCGGGTGCGTGTTTACGGAAAGATTCGCGGGGTCGGCCCAGCGACCAATCCAGGCGAAACCGATCAGTCGGATTTCTACGAGCGTCGCGGTTTGCACGGACGGGTGGAAGTCGATCGGACGGACCAGATCCAGGTCATCGGTCCTACGGCACACGGGTACGCATTTTCGCGTTGGATCGCCGGGATTGCGAACCGAGGTCGCGATGGTTTGCTGGACCGCTTGGGCCCGCAAACAGGTCCGCTGGCCGTGGCCCTCGTGATCGGACAACGGGACTTCGTTGACAACGCGACTCGCGACCAATTGTTGGTGACCGGTACCGCCCATTTATTGTCTGTCAGCGGAATGCATTTGGCGATCGTTGTGATGATGACCACCTGGATCGCGATGCTGCTTCGGCTTCCCATGCCGATGAAGATCGTCGTGATCTTGGTGGTCTGCGTTTTCTACTGTGCGATCACCGGTGCAAGGCCTCCGGTCATGCGAGCCGCGGTATTGGTTTCGACGTTGATGTTTGGAATCTGGATGCGGCGACCCGGGCAAGCGATCAACACGCTGTCGTTGGCAGCCATCGCGCTGGTGCTTTGGAACCCGCTGAATGTTTTCAGTGTCGGCGTGCAGTTGTCGTTCATGGCGGTGGCCACCTTGGTGCTGTGCAGCGGCCATGGTCGAACCGGGTCGGCAGCGGTGGACGAGGCCATTCGGCAAGAGGAACAACTGACGCGTCTGGCCGAATCGGCGCGGTCACGACCGATGGTTACGCTGCGCTATCTGCAGAGCATTGTGGCGCAATTGTTGTGGTTTAGCGCCTGCGTTTCGATCGTCAGTTTGCCGTTGGTGTGGCATCAGTTCCACGTCGTGTCGTTGATCAGTGTCCCGACGAACGTGATTCTGGGTCCGATCCTGATGATTGCCTTGGCGTCGGGGATCGCGACCGCGGCGGCGACGATGATTTTCCCGGCGATCGCTGCGGTGCCTGCGATCGTCTGTGACCGATCTCTGGCCTTGATGGGATGGATCATCGGGACCGCATCTCGTTTGCCGCTGGGGCATGCATGGCTGCCCGCACCGCCAACGACCTGGGTCATCGTGTTCTATGTCGTGTTGGCGGCGACGTTGCTGTTGCCAAGCGGTATCCATGCGCGGCGTCTGCGGTATGGATGGATCGCGGTTTGGTGTGCGATTGCGTTGGGGGTCGCGACGAAGCCAAAGCCGATGCCGACCCAATCGATCGAAGCAACCTTTATCGACGTCGGCCATGGGACCAGCGTGGTGATCCGCCAACGCGAACAAGACGGCACCGTCGCAGTCTGGCTGTACGATTGTGGATGGTTGGGCAACGAAGTCGGCAGCAGTCGCGACATCGACCTGTCGCTTTGGTCGTTGGGTGTGACCCGACTCAACGGCGTCTTCTTGTCTCACGCCGACGCCGACCATTTCAACGCTTTGCCGGGGGTGCTACGTCGGTTTCGTGTCGATCGGATCTGGACACCACCGGGCATGCTGGAGGAACCCGAACCGGCATTGGTCCCCATCCGGGAAGCGGTTGCCCATTCCAACGTCCCGGTAATCGAAATGGATGATCGGCATACCATCGTCCATCGTGGCATCCGGATCCAGGTTCTGCATCCGCCGCCGGTTCGCATCGACGGCAGCGACAACGCGAATTCGTTGGTGATCCAGATCGATCGGGGTGGCCAATCGTTGCTGTTGCCTGGTGACTTAGAACCACCGGGGACGGGCGCATTGGTCCGAAAGCGACGCCCGTCCCCCGGTGGCGTGTTGATGGCACCACACCATGGGAGCCTGCAGATGGACGCTGGGGTGGTGCTGCAGTGGGCCCGGCCATCGGAAGTCGTCGTCAGCGGAGGCCAGCGAGCCGGCCGTCCCGAGGTCGCCACCATGCTGTCCCAGTACGGTGCGGCGGTGCACGTGACCCGTACGGATGGGGCGATCCGCGTCCGAATTGACCAGGATGGAAAAATCGAAGTGCGAAGTTGGCTGGCCCAACCCTGGTAA